In Solenopsis invicta isolate M01_SB chromosome 1, UNIL_Sinv_3.0, whole genome shotgun sequence, one genomic interval encodes:
- the LOC120357725 gene encoding uncharacterized protein K02A2.6-like, translated as MEGIGRLPEPMKFEGNLDENFKKFYQSFELYLIATEKDQKADTVKTALLLNTIGSEGIEIYNTFRLTSTQKSDYKVVVNEFKKYCAPRKNRTYERFVFNSRNQQVDEPFDKFFGDLKKLIQSCEYADQEDTLLVDRIILGTNDLKVQEKLLNIQNVTLETAVETCRNYEATRRHLQNVRNKEEAAVDVVRRQKRHNKQKEERGQASTEENSGKHFKCNKCDKVHGYRECAAYGKTCYKCGKMNHFSNVCKTKLKNVKDVTKDEESESEEDDLYVSSIVRVGELSKKTKSIWTEIIEVNGKALKFKIDTGSEVNIIPLVIYKSIAADGSQRIRQTRTLLQAYGGGKIKPIGKVKLRCKNTDRDEALEFIVVDLNVKLILGLPSIQKLGYIKHINNIQINSEKEKFIQSNIDIFTGLGTFKDTCTITLKKNSEPVARPCRRLEKQKIIAKVNGASEWVNSLVIIEKPNKTLRLCLDPQELNKCIEREFFEIPSFEEINSKLSGKKYFSVLDFKNGFYQVKLDSESSKFTVFSTPFGCYKFLRLPFGIKTAPEIFQKINQKNFGDIDNVIIYFDDLLIAANSKEEHDKILHKVIDRAREIGVKFNKEKVQYRKTEVKYMGPIFNREGMRIDKDRIRAIDELKTPTCKKELQRLLGLVNYVRKFIPKLGEIASPICDLLRKDVEFQWLEAHDKALSTIKSEINKNTVLMNFDPTKQITIQTDASLNGIGCCLMQEGRPVAYASRGLNETEKKYAVIEKEMLSIVYATQRFHNYIYGRQIKVITDHKPNEPLVAHEIPKLPFQKIASDILEFGGKSYLVIVDYLTKWLEIILLRSKQSCDIIETFKKVFATHGIPDIVIADNMPYSSYECQRFAKEYDFEFQTSSPGYPKSNGLAERFVQTAKNILRKSEDLNGALMEYRNTPITSLKRSPAELLYQRKLKTKLPVVEKVNTKIRKFRDELQNRNKIIKKYYDRHAKPRDDFKKGDTIVYKNKKQWQPAVVVSKHKSPRSYLINTGSNILRRNSNHLKKSVIKHETSDTEIHNELPETSINQEINNNNNNIQNDSNRDNVASDNEAKDEISKESAQNVATSLKVMKCIIRHKHNIRPIDQ; from the exons atggaAGGAATTGGAAGGTTACCAGAACCGATGAAATTTGAGGGAAATCTCGATgagaatttcaagaaattttatcaaagttttgAACTGTATCTGATAGCAACAGAAAAGGATCAAAAAGCAGATACAGTAAAAACAGCATTATTGCTAAACACTATAGGCAGTGAAGGCATCgaaatatataacacatttaGGTTAACCAGCACACAGAAAAGCGATTATAAGGTAGTGGTAAATGAATTCAAGAAATATTGTGCTCCAAGAAAAAACAGAACATATGAAAGGTTTGTGTTCAACAGTCGAAATCAACAAGTGGATGAACCATTTGACAAATTCTTCGGTGATCTCAAAAAGTTAATACAGTCATGTGAGTATGCGGACCAAGAAGACACATTACTAGTAGATAGAATAATACTAGGCACAAATGATTTAAAGGTTCAAGAAAAACTACTTAACATACAAAATGTTACATTGGAGACTGCAGTAGAAACATGCAGAAATTATGAAGCAACCAGGAGACACCTGCAGAATGTAAGAAATAAAGAAGAAGCTGCAGTTGATGTTGTTAGAAGACAGAAGCGACATAacaaacaaaaagaagaaagagggcAAGCAAGCACTGaagaaaatagcggaaaacACTTTAAATGCAATAAGTGTGATAAAGTTCATGGATACAGAGAATGCGCAGCATATGGAAAAACATGTTACAAGTGTGGAAAGATGAATCATTTTAGTAATGTATGTAAAACAAAACTGAAGAATGTGAAGGACGTCACAAAAGATGAAGAAAGTGAGTCTGAAGAAGATGATCTGTATGTAAGCAGCATAGTCAGAGTTGGAGAGTTGTCAAAGAAGACCAAGTCAATTTGGACGGAAATCATAGAAGTCAATGGGAAAGCATTGAAGTTCAAAATAGATACGGGATCTGAAGTCAACATAATACCACTCGTGATATACAAGTCAATAGCAGCGGATGGAAGTCAACGGATACGACAAACACGAACATTACTACAAGCATATGGAGGAGGAAAAATCAAGCCAATAGGAAAAGTTAAACTTAGATGTAAAAATACAGATAGGGACGAAGCATTAGAATTTATTGTTGttgatttaaatgtaaaactgaTACTCGGGTTGCCTAGTATTCAAAAGTTAGGTTACATTAAACACATTAATAACATTCAGATAAATAGTGAAAAAGAAAAGTTCATACAGTcgaatattgatatatttacagGTTTAGGTACATTTAAAGATACTTGTACAAtaacattaaagaaaaacaGTGAACCTGTTGCTAGACCATGTAGACGT ttagaaaaacaaaaaataatcgcTAAAGTCAATGGTGCTAGTGAATGGGTAAACTCCTTAGTAATTATAGAGAAACCAAATAAAACCTTGCGGCTCTGTTTGGATCCACAAGAACTGAATAAATGTATTGaaagagaattttttgaaattcctagttttgaagaaataaatagtAAACTTAGTGGAAAGAAATACTTTTCAGTACTAGATTTTAAGAATGGATTTTACCAAGTTAAATTAGATAGTGAATCCAGTAAATTTACAGTATTTTCCACTCCATTTggatgttataaatttttaagattacCATTTGGTATTAAAACAGCaccagaaatatttcaaaaaataaatcaaaagaaTTTTGGAGATATCgacaatgtaattatatattttgatgacTTACTAATAGCTGCTAACAGTAAAGAAGAACACGATAAGATATTACATAAAGTTATAGATAGAGCTAGGGAAATAGGCGTTAAATTTAACAAAGAGAAAGTACAGTACAGAAAAACTGAAGTAAAATATATGGGACCCATCTTCAATAGAGAAGGAATGCGTATAGATAAGGATAGAATAAGAGCAATTGATGAGTTAAAAACCCCAACATGTAAGAAAGAATTACAAAGGCTGTTAGGATTAGTTAACtatgtaagaaaatttataCCTAAGTTAGGTGAAATTGCAAGCCCAATATGTGATCttctgagaaaagatgtagagTTTCAATGGCTGGAAGCACATGACAAAGCGTTAAGCActattaaaagtgaaataaataaaaatactgtatTAATGAATTTTGATCCTACAAAACAGATTACAATACAAACAGATGCTTCTTTGAATGGTATTGGATGTTGTTTAATGCAGGAAGGAAGACCTGTAGCGTATGCTTCTAGAGGACTTAAtgaaacagaaaagaaatatgCGGTGATAGAAAAAGAAATGCTTAGTATCGTATATGCAACTCAAAGAtttcacaattatatatatggTAGACAGATTAAAGTTATAACAGATCACAAGCCGAAT GAACCTTTGGTAGCACACGAAATACCAAAGCTGCCATTTCAGAAAATAGCTTCAGATATACTCGAATTTGGCGGAAAGTCGTACTTAGTTATTGTTGATTACTTAACGAAGTGGCtcgaaataatattacttaGAAGTAAACAAAGTTGTGACATTATAGagacatttaaaaaagtatttgcaACGCATGGTATTCCAGACATTGTCATAGCAGACAATATGCCATACTCTTCTTATGAATGTCAGCGCTTTGCAAAAGAGTATGATTTCGAATTTCAAACAAGCAGTCCAGGATATCCGAAATCCAACGGACTTGCTGAAAGATTTGTACAAACAGCTAAGAATATCCTGAGGAAATCTGAGGATTTAAATGGAGCACTTATGGAATATCGAAATACGCCTATTACAAGTCTTAAAAGATCTCCAGCAGAACTATTATatcagagaaaattaaaaacgaaactACCTGTAGTGGAGaaagtaaatacaaaaataagaaagtttAGGGATGAGCTGCAgaataggaataaaataataaagaagtattaTGACAGACATGCGAAACCACGAGATGATTTTAAAAAGGGAGATACTATAGTGTATAAGAATAAAAAGCAATGGCAACCGGCAGTGGTAGTAAGTAAGCACAAGTCTCCGCGTTCATACTTGATTAATACTGGTTCAAACATATTAAGAAGAAATAGTAATCATCTTAAAAAATCAGTAATAAAACATGAGACAAGTGACACAGAAATACATAATGAGTTACCAGAAACCAGTATCAACCAagagataaataataacaacaataacaTTCAGAATGATTCTAATAGAGATAATGTTGCAAGTGATAATGAGGCCAAAGATGAGATTAGTAAGGAAAGC GCTCAGAATGTGGCGACTAGTCTCAAGGTcatgaaatgcataatacgGCACAAGCATAACATAAGACCAATAGACCAATAA